Proteins encoded together in one Maledivibacter sp. window:
- a CDS encoding RcpC/CpaB family pilus assembly protein, translated as MKLKGSFKNILISIMFLIIAVAAASYIYIGSAKTRKIVKIPVLRNNIGIGQQIKESDIVNKEIGEFKLDKDIVKSKDELIGKYALMEIFQGRYLYKDDISSIKPATKVNEKIKYGALAVTTDLNKCVGGIPGDGDYVKINIIRKKDSNNEMEIIQYKELSRVKILAIENSYGNFIKTEAQPENGLASGSNQVKPATVVFDAKPDQEKRLLEGEYSGDIHLVPLPLAMQSEDGETNGQTGITNTTEKETKDSEMKKEVAKDQQEDKEILKSNKEVNKQESTGFKVN; from the coding sequence TTGAAGTTAAAAGGCAGTTTTAAAAATATACTAATTTCAATAATGTTTCTAATTATTGCAGTAGCAGCCGCATCATATATTTACATTGGATCTGCTAAAACAAGGAAAATAGTTAAAATACCAGTTCTCAGAAATAATATTGGAATAGGACAGCAGATAAAGGAATCGGACATTGTTAATAAAGAAATTGGTGAATTCAAATTAGATAAGGATATAGTTAAAAGCAAGGATGAATTAATTGGTAAATATGCCCTAATGGAAATTTTCCAGGGAAGATATTTATATAAAGATGATATTAGCTCCATAAAGCCTGCCACAAAGGTCAATGAAAAAATTAAATATGGAGCCCTTGCAGTTACGACAGACCTTAACAAGTGCGTGGGAGGGATTCCAGGGGATGGAGATTATGTAAAAATAAATATCATTAGAAAAAAGGATTCAAACAATGAAATGGAGATTATACAGTATAAGGAGCTCAGTAGGGTTAAGATACTGGCGATAGAAAATTCTTATGGTAACTTTATCAAAACCGAAGCCCAACCGGAAAACGGTCTAGCCTCAGGATCTAACCAGGTAAAACCTGCAACGGTAGTATTTGATGCAAAGCCAGATCAAGAAAAAAGACTTCTTGAAGGAGAATATTCAGGTGATATACATCTAGTGCCACTACCACTTGCTATGCAATCTGAGGATGGAGAGACAAATGGGCAGACGGGGATAACAAATACTACCGAAAAGGAAACTAAAGACTCGGAGATGAAAAAGGAAGTAGCTAAGGATCAGCAGGAAGATAAAGAGATACTAAAGTCTAATAAAGAAGTCAATAAGCAAGAAAGTACAGGATTTAAGGTTAATTAA